One Bacillota bacterium genomic window carries:
- a CDS encoding aminotransferase class V-fold PLP-dependent enzyme, with translation MRAPGAGRVPAGQRLVYADHAATSWPKPRAVARAMVEYLEQAGANPGRSAHRRAVASARAVFAARQVVARLLGARDESRIVFGPNATWGINLALHGLLEPGDRVVTSGMEHNAVARPLHELSGRGVQVTRVRCTPEGHLDLDDLRRALRQAAHGRAPAGSGRGGTRHPTCLVVLTHGSNVTGTILPVAEAARLAHEHGALILVDAAQTAGCLPLDVTAMDLDVVAFTGHKGLLGPQGTGGLYIREGLTPRPLVRGGTGSFSHLEEQPPVLPDLYESGTLNGVGLAGLGAAAHYVAGVGIDRIRQHEAELTRQLLRGLEAIPGVEVYGPRDPEAQVAVVSFNVLAPGRGGVLDPALVAETLDTEFGVMVRAGLQCGPWAHRTVGTYPQGTVRISLGYSNTPEEVAYIVSAVGAIAGGLTRAR, from the coding sequence ATGAGGGCACCCGGGGCGGGCCGGGTGCCCGCGGGACAGCGACTGGTGTACGCCGATCACGCTGCCACTTCGTGGCCCAAACCTCGGGCGGTGGCCCGTGCCATGGTGGAGTACCTGGAACAGGCGGGGGCCAACCCGGGGCGGTCGGCTCACCGCCGGGCGGTGGCGTCCGCCCGGGCCGTGTTCGCCGCCCGGCAGGTGGTGGCTCGCCTCCTGGGCGCCCGCGATGAGAGCCGCATAGTCTTCGGCCCCAACGCCACCTGGGGCATCAACCTGGCCCTGCACGGGCTACTTGAACCCGGCGACCGCGTGGTGACCTCCGGCATGGAGCACAACGCGGTCGCTCGTCCTCTCCACGAGCTGAGTGGGCGTGGAGTGCAAGTGACCCGCGTGCGCTGCACGCCCGAGGGCCACCTCGACCTGGACGACCTGCGCCGGGCTCTGCGGCAGGCTGCCCACGGGCGGGCCCCGGCCGGTAGCGGGCGGGGCGGCACGCGGCACCCCACCTGCCTGGTGGTCCTGACCCACGGCTCCAACGTGACCGGCACTATTCTGCCGGTGGCCGAGGCCGCCCGCCTGGCCCACGAGCACGGCGCCCTCATCCTGGTGGATGCGGCCCAGACTGCGGGCTGCCTGCCCCTGGATGTCACCGCCATGGACCTCGACGTGGTGGCGTTCACCGGGCACAAGGGATTGCTCGGTCCCCAGGGGACGGGGGGCCTCTACATAAGAGAAGGGCTCACGCCCCGGCCCCTCGTGCGCGGGGGCACGGGCAGCTTCTCCCACCTGGAGGAGCAGCCTCCGGTCCTGCCCGACCTGTATGAGAGCGGCACCCTCAACGGGGTGGGGCTGGCCGGGCTGGGGGCGGCTGCGCACTACGTGGCGGGGGTTGGCATCGATCGTATCCGCCAGCATGAGGCGGAGCTCACCCGGCAGCTGCTCCGTGGTCTGGAGGCCATCCCGGGGGTGGAGGTATACGGCCCCCGGGACCCGGAGGCGCAGGTGGCGGTCGTCTCCTTCAACGTGCTCGCCCCCGGTCGCGGCGGGGTGCTTGATCCGGCCCTGGTGGCCGAAACTCTTGACACCGAATTCGGGGTGATGGTGAGGGCGGGGCTGCAGTGTGGCCCCTGGGCCCACCGCACGGTGGGCACCTACCCCCAGGGGACCGTGCGCATCAGCCTGGGCTACTCCAACACCCCCGAAGAGGTGGCCTACATCGTGAGCGCGGTGGGCGCCATTGCCGGCGGACTGACCCGCGCTCGCTAG